One Deinococcus sp. Leaf326 genomic window, GCGTTGCGAGCGTTCGCCGATGACGTGAGTGTAGACCAGGGCGTAGCGTAGCCGAGCGCCGAATGACGGCGCTCGTGGTTGTACCAGCGGTGAAAGTCCGGCATCGCCGTCCGGACATCGGTCATGGACTGCCAATCCTGGCGGAACGCGAACTGATACTTGTATGTCCGATTGAGGCGTTCAAGCAGCCCGGTGCCTCCCGGTTGGGAGACCTTGCAGCGCACCCAGCCGCCGTACTTCACGCAGCCCTGCTGAAAGAGGTCACTGGTAAAATCGCTGCCTCCATCACTCTGTACCAGGATGGCCTCGTGGTGTCCTTGAGCACGCAGCACGCCGACCGCTTCGTCAAGCGTCAGCTTGGCGAGGTGCATTGACAGACTCCGGACTACCCGACTGGCCAGCACGACCCGTGAGGTGACGTCCAGCACGAAGTAGATCCAGCAGACCCCATCTGGAAGCGACAATCGTGTCGCGTCAATCTGTACCCGTCGACCTTCAGGCCAGTC contains:
- a CDS encoding integrase core domain-containing protein, producing MDDLIVLWQSRPQLSLRRFAQYAGVPYWRLRDRQHSAPARCARQHQRDALYEKVRQAALQHPTSGYRLLYQELKAQGEKMGLHQIRVALGELHLHPPLPRKTRKPSPKVSASWDWPEGRRVQIDATRLSLPDGVCWIYFVLDVTSRVVLASRVVRSLSMHLAKLTLDEAVGVLRAQGHHEAILVQSDGGSDFTSDLFQQGCVKYGGWVRCKVSQPGGTGLLERLNRTYKYQFAFRQDWQSMTDVRTAMPDFHRWYNHERRHSALGYATPWSTLTSSANARNAA